One segment of Thermococcus sp. AM4 DNA contains the following:
- a CDS encoding fumarate hydratase yields MIEAIVEAIRLAVTRIPDDVVSALREAYEREENDVARFNLENILRAIEIGRTETIPVCQDTGTLTFFVKAGLDSPFLGEIEGAIGEATRLATKEVPLRPNAVDVLTGKNSGDNTGRGVPIIHWELTGGDEIEMTVLPKGGGSENCSALAMLTTGEGWEGVKRFVVERVKACGGRPCPPVVLGIGVGGGADYSLLLAKKALLRRVGERNPEERIAEIEGELLEEINALGIGPMGMGGKTTALDVKVEVAHRHPASFPVGLVVQCWANRRAFLRVKPDGRVEVWQ; encoded by the coding sequence TTGATAGAGGCAATCGTCGAGGCGATAAGGCTCGCAGTGACGAGGATTCCAGATGACGTCGTTTCCGCTCTAAGAGAAGCTTACGAGCGCGAGGAAAACGATGTGGCGCGCTTCAACCTTGAGAACATATTGAGGGCGATAGAGATTGGCAGAACCGAGACCATACCCGTCTGCCAGGACACTGGGACGCTCACCTTCTTCGTGAAAGCCGGCCTGGACAGCCCGTTTCTGGGGGAAATCGAGGGGGCGATAGGGGAAGCCACGAGGCTCGCCACGAAGGAGGTCCCGCTCAGGCCCAACGCGGTGGACGTTCTCACGGGAAAGAACTCGGGCGACAACACGGGCAGGGGCGTCCCGATAATCCACTGGGAGCTTACCGGGGGCGATGAAATCGAGATGACAGTTCTGCCGAAGGGCGGCGGGAGCGAGAACTGCTCGGCTTTGGCGATGCTCACGACGGGCGAGGGCTGGGAAGGAGTTAAGCGCTTCGTGGTCGAGAGGGTCAAGGCCTGCGGTGGAAGGCCCTGTCCACCGGTTGTTCTGGGCATAGGTGTCGGAGGTGGCGCCGATTACTCCCTCCTGCTGGCGAAGAAGGCCCTCCTCCGGAGGGTCGGAGAGAGGAACCCCGAGGAGAGGATTGCGGAAATCGAGGGGGAGCTTTTAGAGGAAATCAACGCCCTCGGAATCGGCCCGATGGGAATGGGTGGGAAAACGACCGCCCTGGACGTGAAGGTAGAGGTCGCCCATAGGCACCCGGCGAGCTTTCCCGTCGGTTTAGTCGTCCAGTGCTGGGCGAACAGGCGGGCGTTTCTGAGGGTAAAGCCCGACGGGAGGGTTGAGGTGTGGCAGTGA
- a CDS encoding TIGR00153 family protein: protein MAIFGGKENDVFKALNDHLEVVHETLKAFRALVESYLGGKIEDAEKFEREVSELETKADRLRRSIEMMLYEGAFLPANRGDYVRLSELVDQVADAAESAAHTIILAKPRIPGELSGEFLALVDSGIDTYEKLMEAVKALNTDVDRAMELAKQVEDAEEKADEIEYNLKKHVFESEEITTYAKIIWNQILTKIGDIADRAEDASDQVLLMSVKRRG, encoded by the coding sequence ATGGCGATCTTCGGTGGGAAGGAGAACGACGTCTTCAAGGCATTGAACGACCACCTCGAGGTCGTCCATGAAACGCTGAAGGCATTTAGGGCGCTCGTGGAGAGCTACCTCGGGGGCAAGATCGAGGACGCCGAGAAGTTCGAGAGGGAGGTAAGCGAGCTTGAAACCAAGGCTGACAGGCTCAGGAGAAGCATAGAGATGATGCTCTACGAAGGAGCATTCCTGCCGGCCAACAGGGGAGACTACGTCAGGCTGAGCGAACTCGTCGATCAGGTCGCCGATGCTGCCGAGAGCGCGGCCCACACGATAATCCTGGCCAAGCCCCGGATTCCAGGCGAGCTCTCGGGTGAGTTTCTGGCCCTCGTTGACTCGGGCATAGACACCTACGAAAAGCTCATGGAAGCCGTTAAGGCCCTCAACACGGACGTCGATCGGGCGATGGAGCTGGCGAAACAGGTTGAGGACGCGGAGGAGAAGGCAGACGAGATCGAGTACAACCTCAAGAAGCACGTGTTCGAGAGCGAGGAGATAACCACGTACGCGAAGATAATCTGGAACCAGATCCTCACGAAGATCGGAGACATAGCCGATCGCGCCGAGGATGCGTCCGATCAGGTCCTGCTCATGTCGGTAAAGAGGAGGGGGTGA
- a CDS encoding 2-dehydropantoate 2-reductase, giving the protein MRIYVLGAGSIGSLLGALLARAGNDVLLIGREEQVKAVNENGLKVTGIEEFKVKPKASLYAPDEPPDLLLLTTKSYSTKTALKCARNCIGPETWVLSVQNGLGNEELALKITPNVIGGITTNGAMLVEWGVVRWTGKGITVIGKYPTGTAEFVEEVARVFNGAGIETSVTENAIGWKWAKAIVNSVINGLGTVLEVKNGVLREIPELEGISIEIAREGCMVAQQLGIEFEVHPLELLWDTIERTKENYNSTLQDIMRGRKTEVDYIHGKIVEYAHSVGLEAPRNELLWALIKAKEGKIDKPNLRNIFGG; this is encoded by the coding sequence ATGAGGATTTACGTGCTCGGAGCTGGAAGCATAGGTTCACTCCTTGGCGCGCTTCTGGCAAGGGCCGGAAACGATGTCCTGCTCATAGGGCGGGAGGAGCAGGTTAAAGCCGTAAACGAGAACGGACTGAAGGTTACTGGGATAGAAGAATTCAAGGTCAAGCCGAAGGCCTCGCTGTACGCGCCGGACGAGCCACCGGACCTGCTCCTCCTTACCACGAAGTCCTACTCAACGAAGACCGCACTGAAGTGCGCGAGGAACTGCATAGGGCCGGAGACGTGGGTTCTGAGCGTCCAGAACGGTCTCGGAAACGAGGAGTTAGCCTTGAAGATTACACCCAACGTAATCGGGGGAATAACCACCAACGGCGCGATGCTCGTGGAGTGGGGCGTCGTCAGGTGGACGGGAAAAGGGATAACCGTCATCGGGAAGTATCCGACGGGAACGGCGGAGTTCGTCGAGGAAGTTGCGAGGGTCTTCAACGGGGCCGGAATAGAGACGAGCGTTACTGAAAACGCAATCGGCTGGAAGTGGGCGAAGGCGATAGTTAATTCCGTCATAAACGGGCTTGGAACCGTTTTGGAAGTCAAGAACGGTGTCTTAAGAGAAATTCCCGAGCTGGAGGGAATCTCGATAGAGATAGCGCGGGAGGGTTGTATGGTTGCCCAGCAGCTCGGCATCGAGTTTGAGGTTCACCCCCTCGAACTGCTCTGGGACACTATAGAGAGAACAAAGGAGAACTACAACTCGACGCTCCAGGACATAATGCGCGGAAGAAAAACTGAGGTGGACTACATTCACGGTAAAATCGTTGAGTACGCTCACTCCGTCGGCCTCGAAGCCCCGAGGAACGAACTCCTGTGGGCACTCATCAAGGCGAAGGAGGGCAAGATAGATAAACCCAACCTCCGTAATATCTTCGGGGGATGA
- a CDS encoding ATP-binding protein, producing MKAEELKRVLADQWETLREKLERENIVERELKEKIVKNFSPTAHIITGPRRSGKSVLSATLPGKPLYVNFEDPAMAGFGVGDYKELLKAGYELLGEFDYIVLDEVQEVEGWERMVSVLRESYLTVVTGSNARLLSREFSTYLTGRYLSYTLLPFSFREFLAYRGIKPEVRTTRDEARVKRALTEYIERGGFPEALRFGREYLVNLYNDIITRDVIVRYGVRNVRELKEVAFYLFSNFAGRFTYSKTKNVLGIGNVETVKNYVEYLQSAYLIFELPKFSFKPKEVVRGDKKVYAIDTGMLNAVLPKVSENIGRLMENVVFLELLRLKHYWRPGLELYYHRDAKGEVDFVAKENGSVELIQVTYTSEEGEIAKRELENLFRVMELFGVKRGTLVTWDYSEEITRDGLRVNAVPLWRWLLNLRVNLFNSHTQP from the coding sequence ATGAAGGCAGAGGAACTCAAGAGGGTTTTGGCGGACCAGTGGGAGACCCTCCGCGAGAAGCTCGAAAGGGAGAACATCGTCGAGAGGGAGCTAAAAGAGAAGATAGTGAAAAACTTCAGCCCAACGGCCCACATAATAACGGGGCCGAGACGCTCCGGAAAGTCCGTTCTTTCGGCAACCCTGCCGGGCAAGCCACTCTACGTAAACTTCGAGGACCCTGCAATGGCGGGATTTGGCGTGGGGGACTACAAGGAGTTACTCAAAGCCGGCTACGAGCTCCTCGGCGAGTTCGACTACATAGTCCTCGACGAGGTTCAGGAAGTTGAAGGCTGGGAGCGAATGGTCTCGGTTCTGAGGGAGAGCTATCTCACCGTCGTTACGGGGAGCAACGCCCGCCTCCTCTCGCGGGAGTTCTCAACCTACCTGACCGGCCGATACCTGAGCTACACCCTCCTCCCGTTTTCGTTCAGGGAGTTCTTAGCTTACAGGGGAATTAAGCCGGAGGTTAGAACCACGAGGGACGAGGCAAGGGTAAAGAGAGCCCTAACGGAGTACATCGAGCGCGGGGGATTTCCGGAGGCGCTGCGCTTCGGCAGGGAGTACCTCGTGAACCTTTACAATGACATAATCACGAGGGACGTTATAGTCCGCTACGGCGTTAGAAACGTCCGCGAGCTGAAGGAGGTCGCGTTCTATCTCTTCTCGAACTTCGCGGGCAGGTTTACCTACAGCAAGACAAAGAACGTCCTTGGAATCGGCAACGTCGAGACGGTCAAGAACTACGTCGAGTACCTCCAATCGGCCTACCTGATATTCGAGCTTCCTAAGTTCTCCTTCAAGCCGAAGGAAGTCGTTAGAGGCGATAAAAAGGTCTATGCAATCGACACGGGAATGCTCAACGCCGTCCTGCCGAAGGTTTCCGAGAACATCGGCAGACTCATGGAGAACGTCGTCTTCCTCGAACTCCTGAGGCTCAAACATTACTGGAGGCCGGGACTTGAGCTCTACTACCATAGGGACGCCAAGGGCGAAGTGGACTTCGTCGCCAAAGAGAACGGAAGTGTTGAGCTGATTCAGGTCACCTACACCTCGGAGGAAGGAGAGATAGCAAAGAGGGAGCTGGAAAACCTATTCAGAGTTATGGAACTCTTCGGCGTGAAGAGAGGGACGCTCGTGACGTGGGACTACTCGGAAGAGATAACGCGGGACGGACTGAGGGTCAACGCCGTTCCCCTCTGGAGGTGGCTTTTAAATCTCCGCGTCAATCTTTTTAACTCCCACACCCAGCCTTAG
- a CDS encoding FumA C-terminus/TtdB family hydratase beta subunit, with amino-acid sequence MAVKLKTPLSMEDVLKLKAGNVVYLSGEIVTARDSAHRRILSLPRDELPFNPEGAVIYHCGPVVRETGEGYEIVSAGPTTSARMNRYLDGVLGLGVRGIIGKGGMSAEPFRGRAVYFAFTGGAGSLAAKSIKRVKAVHWLDLGIPEALWILEVEDFPLIVAIDAHGNSLYR; translated from the coding sequence GTGGCAGTGAAGCTGAAAACCCCGCTGAGCATGGAGGACGTCCTTAAATTGAAGGCGGGGAACGTCGTTTACCTGTCGGGAGAAATTGTTACCGCAAGGGACTCGGCCCACAGGCGGATTCTGAGCCTGCCGAGGGATGAACTGCCGTTCAACCCGGAAGGAGCCGTAATCTACCACTGCGGGCCCGTCGTGAGGGAAACCGGGGAGGGCTACGAGATAGTCTCGGCAGGGCCTACCACGAGCGCGAGAATGAACCGCTACCTCGACGGGGTTCTTGGCCTAGGCGTCAGGGGGATAATAGGGAAGGGAGGAATGAGCGCTGAGCCGTTCAGGGGCAGAGCGGTTTACTTCGCCTTCACCGGAGGGGCTGGCTCTCTCGCCGCCAAAAGCATAAAGCGCGTTAAAGCCGTCCACTGGCTCGACCTTGGAATACCTGAGGCGCTATGGATTCTCGAGGTGGAGGACTTCCCCCTGATTGTGGCCATAGACGCGCACGGAAACTCGCTCTACCGGTAG
- a CDS encoding NADP-dependent malic enzyme, which produces MDARDFHRGNFIGNGKIEVIPKVPLTRETLPLAYTPGVAEVSREIAEEPGKAFEYTNRGNTVAVVSDGTRVLGLGDIGPLGALPVMEGKALLFKAFGGVDAFPLVLAEKDPERFVEVVKAVSPSFGGVNLEDIASPKCFYILDRLRKELEVPVFHDDQQGTASVVLAGLINALKIVGKKLNEIGVALFGAGAAGFATFRLLIKAGVKPENVRVVELVNGEPRILTPDLPLEELFPYRGELLARTNGEGIEGGPAEALEGADVLISFTRPGPGVIKPEWIRNMADDAIVFPLANPVPEILPEEAKKAGARIVATGRSDYPNQINNLLGFPAIFRGALDVRARTITDGMIIEASKAMASVIEPSEEEIIPSPFHPDVHPAVAKAVAEEAMKEGVARVRVNPDEVAERVRGWREFYSRFVVPMNEERRAYR; this is translated from the coding sequence ATGGACGCGAGGGATTTTCACAGGGGCAACTTCATCGGCAACGGGAAGATTGAGGTAATCCCGAAGGTCCCGCTAACGAGGGAAACCCTTCCCCTGGCATATACCCCCGGCGTCGCCGAGGTCTCGCGAGAGATAGCCGAGGAGCCCGGGAAAGCCTTTGAATACACCAACAGGGGCAACACGGTGGCCGTTGTAAGCGACGGAACGAGGGTTCTGGGCCTTGGCGACATCGGGCCCCTCGGCGCTCTCCCGGTTATGGAGGGCAAGGCCCTGCTCTTCAAGGCCTTCGGTGGCGTTGACGCGTTCCCGCTCGTTTTAGCAGAGAAGGACCCCGAAAGGTTCGTAGAGGTCGTTAAAGCTGTCTCCCCCTCCTTCGGCGGGGTAAACCTTGAGGACATAGCCTCACCGAAGTGCTTCTACATCCTCGACAGGCTGAGGAAGGAACTCGAGGTTCCGGTCTTCCACGACGACCAGCAGGGAACTGCGAGTGTCGTTTTAGCAGGTTTAATCAACGCGCTCAAAATTGTTGGCAAGAAGCTTAACGAGATAGGCGTTGCGCTCTTTGGGGCTGGAGCGGCCGGCTTCGCGACGTTCAGGCTCCTCATTAAGGCGGGAGTTAAACCGGAAAACGTCCGGGTCGTCGAGCTCGTGAACGGGGAGCCGAGGATTCTGACGCCGGATTTGCCCCTTGAGGAGCTGTTTCCATACAGGGGCGAACTCCTCGCGAGGACCAACGGCGAGGGGATTGAGGGAGGCCCGGCAGAGGCGCTTGAAGGTGCGGACGTTCTAATCTCATTCACGAGGCCGGGGCCGGGCGTCATAAAGCCCGAGTGGATAAGGAACATGGCCGACGACGCGATAGTCTTTCCCCTCGCAAATCCTGTTCCGGAGATTCTTCCGGAGGAGGCCAAAAAGGCCGGCGCGAGGATTGTGGCAACGGGGAGGAGCGACTACCCGAACCAGATTAACAACCTCCTCGGCTTTCCGGCGATTTTTAGGGGAGCGCTCGACGTCAGGGCTAGGACGATAACGGACGGTATGATAATAGAGGCCTCAAAGGCCATGGCCTCGGTCATAGAGCCGAGCGAGGAGGAGATAATCCCATCACCCTTCCACCCCGACGTTCACCCGGCGGTGGCGAAAGCCGTCGCGGAGGAAGCCATGAAGGAAGGCGTCGCGAGGGTTCGCGTTAACCCGGATGAGGTCGCCGAAAGGGTCAGGGGGTGGAGGGAATTCTACTCCCGGTTCGTAGTCCCCATGAACGAGGAGCGGAGGGCCTACCGGTAG
- the dph5 gene encoding diphthine synthase, with protein sequence MALYFIGLGLYDERDITLKGLEIARKCDKVFAEFYTSLLAGTTMEGIEELIGKPIIRLSREDVELNFERIVLPEAKEKNVAFLTAGDPMVATTHSDLRIRAKKAGVESYVIHAPSIYSAVAVTGLQIYKFGKSATVAYPEKNWFPTSHYDVIKENRERGLHTLLFLDIKAEQNRYMTANEAMEILLRVEERKGEGVFTPETLVVVLARAGSLNPTIRAGYVGDMIHEDFGRQPHVLIVPGRLHIVEAEYLVEFAGAPAEILEEV encoded by the coding sequence ATGGCGCTCTACTTCATAGGCCTCGGACTCTACGATGAGAGGGACATAACGCTCAAGGGACTTGAGATTGCCAGGAAATGCGATAAGGTCTTTGCGGAGTTCTACACTTCTCTCCTCGCCGGGACGACGATGGAGGGGATTGAGGAGCTCATCGGGAAGCCAATAATAAGGCTCAGCAGAGAGGACGTTGAGCTCAACTTCGAGAGAATCGTTCTCCCAGAGGCGAAGGAGAAGAACGTCGCGTTTCTAACCGCTGGGGATCCGATGGTGGCGACGACCCACTCCGACCTTAGAATCAGGGCGAAGAAAGCTGGTGTTGAGAGCTACGTTATCCACGCCCCGAGCATCTACTCGGCGGTGGCCGTAACGGGACTCCAGATCTACAAGTTCGGAAAGAGCGCCACCGTTGCTTATCCTGAGAAAAACTGGTTCCCGACGAGCCACTACGACGTGATTAAAGAAAACAGGGAGCGCGGCCTTCACACGCTTTTGTTCCTTGACATAAAGGCCGAGCAGAACCGCTACATGACGGCGAACGAGGCGATGGAGATACTCCTCCGGGTCGAGGAGAGAAAGGGAGAAGGCGTTTTCACACCGGAAACCCTCGTCGTGGTTTTAGCAAGGGCGGGTTCTCTAAACCCGACGATAAGGGCGGGCTACGTTGGGGACATGATCCACGAGGACTTCGGAAGGCAACCGCACGTCCTCATCGTGCCGGGAAGGCTCCACATAGTTGAGGCTGAGTACTTGGTTGAATTCGCGGGAGCCCCTGCGGAAATTCTGGAGGAGGTTTAG
- a CDS encoding hydroxyacid dehydrogenase: protein MKVLVAAPLHEKALEVLRKAGFEILYEEYPDEERLIELVRDVDAIIVRSKPKVTRKVIEAAPKLKVIGRAGVGLDNIDLEAAKERGIKVVNSPGASSRSVAELVFGLLFAVARKIAFADRKMREGVWAKKQCLGIELEGKTMGIIGFGRIGYQVAKIANAFGMNVLLYDPKPNEERAKEVGGKFVELEELLRESDVVTLHVPLIDATHHLINEERLKLMKKTAILINAARGPVVDTNALVKALQEGWIYGAGLDVFEEEPLPKDHPLTKLDNVVLTPHIGASTEEAQMRAGVQVAEQIVEILRG from the coding sequence ATGAAGGTTCTCGTTGCGGCGCCACTGCACGAGAAAGCCCTGGAGGTTTTGAGGAAAGCGGGTTTTGAGATCCTCTACGAGGAGTATCCTGACGAGGAGAGGCTGATAGAGCTCGTCCGCGATGTTGACGCGATTATCGTTAGGAGCAAGCCCAAGGTGACGAGAAAGGTCATCGAGGCCGCTCCCAAGCTCAAGGTCATCGGAAGGGCCGGCGTCGGCCTGGACAACATAGACCTCGAGGCCGCGAAGGAGAGAGGTATTAAGGTCGTCAACAGCCCCGGAGCGAGCTCAAGGAGCGTTGCCGAGCTTGTCTTTGGCCTGCTCTTTGCAGTTGCAAGGAAGATAGCCTTCGCCGACAGGAAGATGAGGGAAGGCGTCTGGGCCAAGAAGCAGTGCCTTGGAATCGAGCTTGAGGGCAAGACGATGGGCATAATCGGCTTCGGAAGGATTGGCTACCAGGTGGCGAAGATAGCGAACGCTTTTGGAATGAACGTCCTCCTCTACGACCCCAAGCCGAACGAGGAGCGCGCCAAGGAGGTCGGCGGAAAGTTCGTCGAGCTCGAGGAGCTCCTCAGGGAGAGCGACGTCGTAACGCTCCACGTCCCGCTCATAGACGCAACGCACCACCTCATAAACGAGGAGAGACTCAAGCTCATGAAGAAGACCGCGATACTCATAAACGCCGCCCGTGGCCCCGTTGTTGATACCAACGCCCTCGTCAAGGCCCTTCAGGAGGGCTGGATTTACGGAGCGGGCCTCGACGTCTTTGAAGAGGAGCCGCTTCCGAAGGACCACCCGCTCACAAAGCTCGACAACGTGGTCCTAACGCCCCACATCGGAGCTTCCACCGAGGAGGCCCAGATGCGCGCTGGAGTCCAGGTCGCGGAGCAGATAGTCGAGATTCTCAGGGGCTGA